In Thiovibrio frasassiensis, one DNA window encodes the following:
- the dsrA gene encoding dissimilatory-type sulfite reductase subunit alpha: MPKHDTPLLDELEKGPWPSFVTDLKRQAEKKPECFDILGQLELSFRDKITHWKHGGIVGVFGYGGGIVGRYSDVPERFPGVAHFHTVRLNQPSSKFYSSAKLRDICDLWEKYGSGMTNMHGSTGDLVLLGTTTPNLEPLFYDLTHNLNQDLGGSGSNLRTPECCLGRARCEWGCYDTQDLCHSLTMHYQDEIHRPAFPYKFKFKFSGCPNDCVAAIARSDFAVIGTWRDDIRIDQAAVQGYIKGEFAPNAGAHSGKDWGKFDIKKEVLDLCPTNCMWMEGDALKIDNSECTRCMHCLNVMPRALRPGVKQGATICVGAKAPILDGAQFATMTIPFLEINKDTEYAEVIEVIEKIWDWWMEVGKNRERVGETIMRIGLPTFLKVMEVTPLPQHIKEPRSNPYVFWQEDEVEGGFERDVKEFRKRNAQ; the protein is encoded by the coding sequence ATGCCGAAGCATGATACGCCTTTGTTGGACGAGCTCGAAAAAGGCCCGTGGCCGAGTTTCGTCACTGACCTGAAGCGTCAGGCAGAGAAAAAACCCGAATGTTTTGATATTCTGGGTCAGCTTGAGCTGTCTTTCAGAGACAAGATTACCCATTGGAAACACGGCGGCATCGTTGGCGTTTTCGGTTACGGCGGTGGTATTGTTGGCCGTTACTCCGACGTTCCGGAGCGGTTCCCCGGCGTGGCGCATTTCCACACCGTACGGTTGAACCAGCCTTCCAGTAAGTTTTACAGCAGCGCAAAACTTCGCGACATCTGTGACCTTTGGGAGAAATACGGTTCCGGTATGACTAACATGCACGGTTCCACCGGCGACCTGGTTCTTCTCGGCACCACCACCCCGAACCTTGAGCCCCTGTTCTACGACCTGACCCATAACCTGAATCAGGATCTCGGCGGTTCCGGTTCCAACCTGCGTACTCCGGAATGCTGCCTCGGCCGTGCCCGTTGCGAGTGGGGTTGTTACGACACCCAGGATCTCTGCCACAGCCTGACCATGCATTATCAGGACGAAATCCATCGTCCGGCGTTCCCCTACAAGTTCAAGTTTAAGTTCTCCGGTTGCCCCAATGACTGTGTTGCTGCTATCGCCCGTTCCGACTTTGCTGTTATCGGTACCTGGCGTGACGATATTCGTATCGACCAGGCTGCGGTTCAGGGCTACATCAAGGGCGAGTTCGCTCCCAACGCCGGCGCTCACTCCGGCAAGGACTGGGGTAAGTTCGATATCAAGAAAGAGGTTCTTGATCTCTGCCCCACGAACTGCATGTGGATGGAAGGCGATGCCCTTAAAATCGACAACTCCGAGTGCACCCGTTGCATGCATTGCCTCAATGTAATGCCCCGCGCGTTGCGTCCCGGCGTGAAGCAGGGTGCTACCATCTGTGTCGGCGCTAAAGCCCCGATCCTTGACGGTGCCCAGTTTGCCACCATGACCATCCCCTTCCTTGAGATCAACAAAGATACCGAGTACGCCGAGGTTATCGAGGTTATCGAGAAGATCTGGGATTGGTGGATGGAAGTCGGCAAAAACCGCGAGCGTGTTGGTGAGACCATCATGCGTATCGGTCTCCCGACCTTCTTGAAGGTTATGGAAGTTACGCCTCTGCCGCAGCATATCAAAGAGCCCCGCTCCAACCCCTACGTTTTCTGGCAGGAAGATGAGGTTGAAGGCGGCTTTGAGCGTGATGTTAAGGAATTCCGCAAACGTAACGCTCAGTGA